In Labilithrix sp., a single genomic region encodes these proteins:
- a CDS encoding FAD-dependent monooxygenase yields the protein MSDDFDFDVVVAGGGPAGLAAAIHAAHAGLRVLVVDPHGPASIDKACGEGIMPGGVDALRRLGVRPEGRPFVGIRYALAADPACEAFGNFPIGSGLGVRRTALSGALLDRAAMAGVRFREGRVAGFTQEGDEVTLADGTRARWLIAADGLRSPIRRALKLSAPPRHAPRFGLRRHYAMSPWTMHVEVHLAADAEAYVTPVADDLVGVAILFGGAIGGADPSLEHGAGRGVELPPEHGAGARYDALLRRFPALSARLAGAEAASAVRGAGPFEQRVSRRVAGNVLLVGDAAGYLDPLTGEGVALGLATAEAAVDAIRADDPASYDARYDAITHRYFTLTSALLAVVRRPALHRPLIRAARAWPSMFDRVLGVLAHLRADGETPVGPLLPEAPYV from the coding sequence GTGAGCGACGACTTCGACTTCGACGTCGTCGTCGCCGGCGGCGGACCGGCGGGGCTCGCCGCCGCGATCCACGCCGCGCACGCCGGCCTCCGCGTGCTCGTCGTCGATCCGCACGGCCCCGCGTCGATCGACAAGGCGTGTGGCGAAGGGATCATGCCGGGCGGCGTCGACGCGCTCCGGCGCCTGGGCGTGCGCCCGGAGGGGCGGCCATTCGTCGGCATTCGCTACGCGCTCGCCGCCGATCCGGCGTGCGAGGCGTTCGGGAACTTCCCGATCGGGAGCGGCCTCGGCGTGCGGCGCACGGCGCTCTCGGGCGCGCTCCTCGATCGCGCGGCGATGGCGGGCGTGCGTTTCCGCGAGGGGCGCGTCGCGGGCTTCACGCAGGAGGGGGACGAGGTCACGCTCGCGGACGGGACGCGGGCGCGCTGGCTGATCGCGGCGGACGGCCTGCGCTCTCCGATCCGTCGCGCGCTGAAGCTCTCGGCGCCGCCGCGACACGCGCCGCGGTTCGGGCTTCGCCGTCACTACGCGATGAGCCCGTGGACGATGCACGTCGAGGTGCACCTCGCGGCGGACGCGGAGGCGTACGTCACGCCGGTCGCGGACGATCTCGTCGGCGTCGCGATCCTGTTCGGCGGCGCGATCGGGGGCGCCGATCCCTCGCTCGAGCATGGAGCCGGGCGCGGCGTCGAGCTCCCGCCCGAGCACGGGGCCGGGGCGCGCTACGACGCGCTCTTGCGCCGCTTCCCCGCGCTCTCGGCGCGGCTCGCGGGGGCGGAGGCCGCGTCGGCGGTGCGCGGCGCGGGTCCGTTCGAGCAGCGTGTCTCGCGGCGCGTCGCCGGCAACGTGCTCCTCGTCGGCGACGCGGCGGGCTACCTCGATCCGCTCACGGGCGAGGGCGTCGCGCTCGGCCTCGCGACGGCGGAGGCGGCGGTCGACGCGATACGCGCCGACGATCCCGCGAGCTACGACGCGCGCTACGACGCGATCACGCATCGCTACTTCACGCTCACGTCCGCGCTCCTCGCCGTGGTCCGCCGTCCCGCGCTGCATCGCCCGCTCATCCGCGCCGCGCGCGCGTGGCCGAGCATGTTCGACCGCGTGCTCGGGGTCCTCGCGCATCTCCGCGCCGACGGGGAGACGCCGGTGGGTCCGCTCTTGCCCGAGGCGCCGTACGTCTAA
- a CDS encoding sigma-54-dependent Fis family transcriptional regulator — protein MPFRPHLAGARPAPALAAPVEIDGGAVQFDDDPVVGAATGLRSVIERIEQVAPTEAPVLLEGETGSGKELIARVLHVRSRRARGPMIRVNCGAIPKDLVDSELFGHERGSFTGATSSRQGWFERADGGTLFLDEIAELPLAAQVRLLRVLQEGTLQRVGGSKTLEVSVRIVTATHRDLRAMCAAGAFREDLWYRIGVFAVRIPPLRDRPYDIPALAAHFARRSGLRLTGVPLVPTEAEIAALQRYTWPGNVRELAAVVERAAILGGGLRLDLAGALGDPLPAIESSVVSVAPRADAFPTLADAMRAHIGKALERTRGRIEGPAGAAALLGLNPHTLRGKMRKLAIDWARYR, from the coding sequence TGATGACGATCCCGTCGTAGGAGCGGCGACCGGGCTCCGCTCCGTCATCGAGCGCATCGAGCAGGTCGCGCCGACGGAGGCGCCCGTCCTCCTCGAAGGGGAGACCGGATCGGGGAAGGAGCTCATCGCCCGCGTCCTCCACGTTCGATCGCGGCGCGCGCGCGGGCCGATGATCCGCGTCAACTGCGGCGCGATCCCGAAGGACCTCGTCGACTCGGAGCTCTTCGGCCACGAGCGCGGCAGCTTCACCGGCGCGACGAGCTCGCGCCAGGGCTGGTTCGAGCGCGCCGACGGCGGCACGCTCTTCCTCGACGAGATCGCGGAGCTCCCGCTCGCGGCGCAGGTGCGCCTCCTCCGCGTGCTCCAGGAGGGCACGCTCCAGCGCGTCGGCGGGAGCAAGACGCTCGAGGTCTCGGTGCGCATCGTCACCGCCACCCATCGCGATCTCCGCGCGATGTGCGCGGCGGGCGCCTTCCGCGAGGACCTCTGGTACCGCATCGGCGTCTTCGCGGTGCGGATCCCGCCGCTCCGCGATCGGCCGTACGACATCCCTGCCCTCGCCGCTCATTTCGCGCGGCGCTCCGGCCTCCGCCTCACCGGCGTGCCGCTCGTCCCGACCGAGGCCGAGATCGCGGCGCTCCAGCGCTACACGTGGCCCGGCAACGTGCGCGAGCTCGCCGCCGTCGTCGAGCGCGCCGCCATCCTCGGCGGCGGCCTCCGCCTCGACCTCGCGGGCGCGCTCGGCGATCCGCTGCCCGCGATCGAGTCCTCCGTCGTCTCGGTCGCCCCGCGCGCCGACGCCTTCCCCACGCTGGCGGACGCGATGCGGGCGCACATCGGCAAGGCGCTCGAGCGCACGCGCGGACGCATCGAAGGCCCCGCCGGCGCGGCCGCGCTCCTCGGCCTCAACCCGCACACCCTCCGCGGCAAGATGCGCAAGCTCGCCATCGACTGGGCACGCTACCGCTAG